A segment of the Psilocybe cubensis strain MGC-MH-2018 chromosome 5, whole genome shotgun sequence genome:
TCACCGCTCGTCACTCCCCTGAAACGCGTGGTAATTATTTTCCGCTTCCGAGCACCATCAATTCACGGCTTCTGAGAACCATGAATCACGGCACTGCACATTCTCTGACTTGCTACAACAATCAACTTGTTTATAAaatcttttctatttcttgaGACCCAGCACACAGGATGTACCCCAATCTTCAAGAGAAAGCTGTCGTTGACGCCGCAGAGAAGATCATGATAGAAACAATGAAGAGGTACGACCCTTCACACGACAGACACCATGGTGAGCACATATTCGTAATTGTTATTCAAGCCACCTTGAAGAGGTTCTTTATTCTCCAGTGGAACGAGTTCGTAAAACTGCCCTGTCGTTAGCACGAAACATAAACCCTACCCCAGATCTGTTGATCGTAGAAATCGGCATGTTTTTTTAGCTGGCACTGCCCATATTGTGATCCTCAGAATCATTGACATCTGTCTTCCAGCTGCATTACTGCATGATGTTCTAGACAAAAAATACGTGTCTCCCGAAGAGGCTGCCGATCCTTATAATTTCTTCCTACCCTTTTTTCAGGAGATGTCTGAACAACATGGACTCGATCTGATCCAGGATGGCAGGGCCAAAATTATAACTAGGGTAATTGAGAACGTTTCGTGGACAACTGAAAACAAACTCAGAGCTGCCGGTGAATGGTCAACTTGGCACGACCAGTGTGTGGAGCTTCATTGTGTCCAAGACGCGGATAGACTCGATGCTATAGGCGCTTTTGGTCGGTTTTCATTATTAAGCATTCGATTGAGTTTTGGCTTTAGCTGGTGCTTACCAAGTCCCTTGGACTGAATTTCCATAGGTATCATGAGGTGTGCTGCATATGGCACTGTGATAAATCGGTAGGTCTAAAAAGACTTGTATGCTGTCTCCGTGCCATTCGGTTTAATATTGACTTCGTCACTTTGCTCAAGGCCCCTCCACACGGCTCCCGGCGACCCCGAATATGAGCATGCAACCATACACCATTTCTATGATAAGTTAGTGAAAATTCGCGACCGACTCAAAACAGTCCCCGGAAAAAAATTAGGGGTCAAACGGCACCAAGTGGTCAGTGACCGACGCATTTATGGCCACCCATCCCCATCATTGGCTAATGTGTTCGAAAACCTTTATCGATATCATTATcaatctatttttatcacaGCTCTTGGACTTCCTTGCTTCTGTAGACGAAGAGGCTGGCGGAAAAATAGAGTGACAACTTCAAACACACCCTACATCTTTTGGAATCTATTGGGAGGAGTCAAGCTGAAAATATAGGCAATTTATCACCCTGAAGTATGCAGACTTTGTGAAACGAGGACCTATAAACAATAGATGCGTTTTAGAGTTCTGACGGCCAGGTACATACTCAGCGATTATGGATGAAGTGTCTCTTGACATTTAGACTGGCGTAGAACAAAATGGTGGCTAGCTTAATCGGTTTAATTCAAAAACGAAGCCTAGAGATGTTTGTTAGCTACACATAACACATTAGCAATACTCTTTTAT
Coding sequences within it:
- a CDS encoding Putative protein YpgQ (Uncharacterized protein YpgQ), which encodes MYPNLQEKAVVDAAEKIMIETMKRYDPSHDRHHVERVRKTALSLARNINPTPDLLIVEIAALLHDVLDKKYVSPEEAADPYNFFLPFFQEMSEQHGLDLIQDGRAKIITRVIENVSWTTENKLRAAGEWSTWHDQCVELHCVQDADRLDAIGAFGIMRCAAYGTVINRPLHTAPGDPEYEHATIHHFYDKLVKIRDRLKTVPGKKLGVKRHQVLLDFLASVDEEAGGKIE